A window of Rufibacter sp. LB8 contains these coding sequences:
- a CDS encoding zinc-dependent alcohol dehydrogenase, translated as MLAMNYRGPLRVRIDEKPMPKIEHPQDAIVRVTRSCICGSDLHLYNGSVPDTRVGMTFGHEFTGIVEEVGSEVTKIKVGDHVLVPFNIACGECVFCKQEMFGNCHESNPQATAVGGIFGYSHTAGGYNGGQAEYARVPYANVGPTVIPEGMDPDDAVLLTDVVPTGYQAAEMAGIQPGDTVAVFGAGPVGIMAARCAWLFGAGRVMIIDEIDYRLEFAKNYAQCEAYNFRDMGGDVVQWMKEQTDWLGADVCIDAVGAEAAGNAMQTITGRKLFLQAGSATALHWAINSVKKGGIISIVGVYGPTDNLVPIGNVLNKGLTIRANQASVKRLLPRLIEHVQNGVLNPKGLITHRIPLEEVSEGYRIFSQKLDNCIKPVLIPPSARM; from the coding sequence ATGTTAGCAATGAATTACCGGGGCCCGCTGCGGGTCAGAATAGACGAGAAACCCATGCCCAAGATTGAGCACCCGCAAGATGCCATTGTGCGCGTGACGCGCTCATGCATCTGTGGGTCAGACTTGCACCTCTACAACGGCTCTGTGCCAGACACGCGCGTGGGCATGACCTTCGGGCATGAGTTCACGGGTATTGTGGAGGAAGTAGGGTCTGAGGTAACCAAGATCAAAGTAGGCGACCACGTGCTGGTGCCCTTCAACATTGCCTGCGGCGAATGCGTGTTCTGCAAGCAGGAGATGTTTGGCAACTGCCATGAGTCCAACCCGCAGGCCACGGCCGTGGGCGGTATCTTCGGGTACTCGCACACCGCAGGTGGTTATAACGGCGGCCAGGCCGAATACGCGCGCGTTCCCTACGCCAACGTAGGCCCCACCGTGATCCCGGAAGGCATGGACCCCGATGATGCCGTTCTTTTGACCGACGTGGTACCCACCGGCTACCAGGCCGCTGAGATGGCCGGTATTCAGCCGGGCGATACTGTGGCCGTGTTTGGCGCAGGTCCTGTGGGCATTATGGCCGCGCGTTGCGCCTGGCTGTTTGGCGCGGGCCGCGTGATGATCATTGACGAAATTGACTACCGTCTGGAATTCGCCAAGAACTACGCGCAGTGCGAGGCCTACAACTTCAGAGACATGGGTGGCGATGTGGTGCAGTGGATGAAAGAGCAAACCGACTGGCTAGGCGCCGATGTCTGCATTGACGCCGTGGGCGCCGAAGCTGCCGGTAACGCCATGCAAACCATCACGGGCCGTAAGCTCTTCTTACAAGCAGGTTCTGCCACCGCGTTGCACTGGGCCATCAACTCGGTGAAAAAAGGCGGTATCATCTCTATTGTGGGCGTGTACGGTCCTACTGACAACCTGGTGCCCATTGGCAACGTGCTCAACAAAGGGTTGACCATTAGAGCCAACCAGGCATCGGTAAAACGCCTGTTGCCGCGCTTGATTGAGCACGTGCAGAACGGTGTCTTGAACCCCAAAGGTTTAATTACGCACCGCATTCCGCTGGAGGAAGTGTCTGAAGGCTACCGCATCTTCTCCCAGAAACTGGACAACTGCATTAAACCTGTACTTATTCCACCATCAGCCAGAATGTAA
- a CDS encoding DUF4145 domain-containing protein, with the protein MKAYCLKCKNDTNHTILKEEKNDYHDEDGDIWAEHRWQIIQCNGCENISFQEISINSEDRDPEDGSFFENKKNYPLPNKGNLLIKNYYNVPYKVRNIYREVIDAYNNGMYVLCAAGLRAIIEGICNQEGITSGLVESILDEKVTLKRKKDLQGKISGLFEKGFLTKKHSNLLHEHRFLGNEAIHSLDNPSKDELVLAIEIVEHTLDNIYELDEKVEDLRFKRAIRLKKKK; encoded by the coding sequence ATGAAAGCATATTGTCTTAAATGCAAGAATGATACGAACCATACAATTTTAAAAGAAGAAAAAAATGATTATCATGATGAAGATGGTGACATTTGGGCAGAACATCGTTGGCAAATAATTCAATGTAATGGATGCGAAAATATTTCCTTCCAAGAAATTTCAATTAATAGTGAAGATAGAGATCCTGAGGATGGCTCTTTTTTTGAAAATAAAAAGAATTATCCATTACCAAATAAAGGGAATCTTTTAATTAAGAATTATTATAATGTGCCTTATAAGGTTAGGAACATTTATAGAGAGGTAATAGACGCATATAATAATGGAATGTATGTCTTATGCGCCGCTGGATTAAGAGCAATTATTGAAGGGATTTGTAATCAAGAAGGAATAACATCTGGACTTGTAGAATCCATTTTAGATGAAAAAGTTACATTAAAACGAAAAAAAGATTTACAAGGTAAAATTAGTGGATTGTTTGAAAAAGGTTTTTTAACAAAAAAGCATTCTAATTTATTGCATGAACATAGATTTTTAGGCAATGAGGCTATACACTCACTTGACAATCCTTCAAAGGACGAATTAGTTCTAGCTATAGAAATAGTAGAACATACGTTAGATAATATTTATGAATTAGATGAAAAAGTAGAAGACTTGCGCTTTAAAAGAGCTATCCGCCTAAAAAAGAAAAAATAA